A region of Panicum virgatum strain AP13 chromosome 8N, P.virgatum_v5, whole genome shotgun sequence DNA encodes the following proteins:
- the LOC120684970 gene encoding leucine-rich repeat protein 1-like, producing MASAGGNSCVNVGSAPADPVGENDPTDPSICSLIRRDLGNAGISGPLLPDLGGLVNLQYLELYANSLIGPIPAILGNLTNLISLDLWENLLTGPIPTSLGTISTLRFLRLYQNNLTGSIPPSLGNLTSLQELKLEKNAFSGSIPSSLGNLKALRFLKLNENMLTGTVPLEVLSLAIVGNLTELNIARNNMDGTVRSSELRVTAIIQDELKTT from the exons ATGGCAAGTGCTGGTGGAAACTCTTGTGTTAACGTTGGTTCTGCTCCTGCTGATCCTGTCGGTGAGAATGATCCTACTGATCCTAG tatcTGCTCCTTGATCCGCAGGGATTTGGGCAACGCAGGAATCTCAGGGCCTCTTCTTCCAGATCTTGGAGGACTTGTGAACCTCCAGTACCT TGAGTTGTATGCCAATAGCCTGATCGGTCCAATACCAGCAATACTAGGCAACCTGACAAATCTTATCAGCTTGGATCTTTGGGAAAATCTGCTTACCGGCCCAATACCAACTTCGCTTGGCACCATCAGCACACTGCGATTTCT GAGGTTGTACCAGAACAACCTGACAGGGTCTATACCGCCATCATTGGGCAATCTGACGAGCCTTCAGGAACTGAAACTTGAAAAGAATGCATTCAGCGGCTCTATTCCATCCTCTCTTGGCAACCTCAAAGCATTGCGGTTCCT GAAGTTGAACGAGAATATGCTGACTGGCACTGTTCCATTGGAAGTCCTCTCCCTTGCCATTGTTGGGAACTTGACAGAGCT AAATATTGCAAGGAACAACATGGATGGCACAGTGAGATCATCAGAACTAAGAG TGACTGCAATTATCCAAGACGAGCTGAAGACCACATGA